The Odocoileus virginianus isolate 20LAN1187 ecotype Illinois chromosome 12, Ovbor_1.2, whole genome shotgun sequence genome has a segment encoding these proteins:
- the ELF2 gene encoding ETS-related transcription factor Elf-2 isoform X9, with amino-acid sequence MATSLHEGPTNQLDLLIRAVEASVHGSNAHCTDKTIEAAEALLHMESPTCLRDSRSPVEVFVPPCVSTPEFIHAAMRPDVITETVVEVSTEESEPMDASPIPTSPDSHEPMKKKKVGRKPKTQQSPISNGSPDLGIKKKPREGKGNTTYLWEFLLDLLQDKNTCPRYIKWTQREKGIFKLVDSKAVSKLWGKHKNKPDMNYETMGRALRYYYQRGILAKVEGQRLVYQFKDMPKNIVVIDDDKSETCSEDLAAATDEKSLERVSLSAESLLKAATSVRGGKNSASLNCSRAEKGVARVVNITPPGHDASSRSPTTTTSVSATAAPRTVRVAMQVPVVMTSLGQKISTVAVQSVNAGAPLITSTSPTTAASPKVVIQTIPTVMPASTENGDKITMQPAKIITIPATQLAQCQLQTKSNLSGSGSINIVGTPLAVRALTPVSIAHGAPVMRLSVPPQQASGQTPPRVISAVIKGPEVKSEAVAKKQEHDVKTLQLVQEEKPADGNKTVTHVVVVSAPSALALPVTMKTEGLVTCEK; translated from the exons ATGGCGACGTCTCTGCATGAGGGACCCACGAACCAGCTGGATTTGCTCATCCGGGCTG TGGAAGCATCAGTTCATGGCAGTAATGCACACTGTACAGATAAGACAATTGAAGCTGCTGAAGCCCTGCTTCATATGGAATCTCCTACCTGCTTGAGAGATTCAAGAAGTCCTG TGGAAGTGTTTGTCCCTCCTTGTGTATCAACTCCAGAATTTATCCATGCTGCTATGAGGCCAGATGTCATTACAGAAACTGTAGTGGAGGTGTCAACCGAAGAATCTGAACCAATGGATGCCTCTCCTATTCCGACATCACCAGATAGCCATGaaccaatgaaaaagaaaaaag ttgGGCGTAAACCAAAGACCCAGCAGTCGCCAATTTCCAATGGGTCTCCTGACTTAGGTATAAAGAAGAaacccagagaaggaaaag gaaacaCAACCTATCTGTGGGAGTTTCTTTTAGATCTACTTCAAGATAAAAATACTTGTCCTCGGTATATTAAGTGGactcagagagaaaaaggcaTATTCAAGCTTGTGGATTCAAAGGCTGTCTCTAAGCTTTGGGGGAAGCATAAGAACAAGCCAGACATGAACTATGAAACTATGGGACGAGCTTTGAG ATATTATTACCAAAGGGGTATTCTTGCAAAGGTTGAAGGACAGAGGCTTGTATATCAGTTCAAGGATATGCCCAAAAACATAGTGGTCATAGATGATGACAAAAGTGAAACCTGTAGTGAAGATTTAGCAGCAGCTACTGATGAAAAATCATTAGAACGAGTATCATTGTCTGCAGAAAGTCTCTTAAAAGCAGCAACTTCTGTTCGTGGTGGGAAAAACTCAGCCTCCCTGAACTGCTCCAGAGCAGAGAAGGGTGTAGCTAGAGTTGTGAACATCACTCCCCCTGGTCATGATGCTTCATCCAGGTCTCCCACTACTACCACATCTGTATCAGCAACCGCAGCCCCAAG GACAGTTCGTGTGGCAATGCAAGTACCTGTTGTAATGACATCATTGGGTCAGAAAATTTCAACTGTGGCAGTTCAGTCAGTTAATGCAGGTGCACCATTAATAACCAGCACTAGTCCGACAACAGCAGCCTCTCCAAAGGTAGTTATTCAGACAATCCCTACTGTGATGCCAGCCTCTACTGAAAATGGAGACAAAATCACCATGCAGCCTGCCAAAATTATTACCATCCCAGCTACACAACTTGCACAGTGTCAGCTGCAGACGAAGTCGAATCTGAGTGGATCGGGAAGCATTAACATTGTGGGCACCCCTCTGGCTGTGAGAGCACTTACCCCTGTCTCAATAGCTCACGGGGCCCCTGTAATGAGACTATCGGTGCCCCCTCAACAGGCATCTGGCCAGACTCCTCCCCGGGTTATCAGCGCTGTCATAAAAGGGCCAGAGGTTAAATCAGAAGCAGTGGCGAAAAAGCAGGAACATGATGTGAAAACTTTGCAGCTGGTACAAGAAGAAAAACCAGCAGATGGAAATAAGACAGTGACCCACGTAGTGGTTGTCAGTGCGCCTTCAGCTCTTGCCCTTCCTGTAACAATGAAAACGGAAGGACTGGTAACATGTGAGAAATAA
- the ELF2 gene encoding ETS-related transcription factor Elf-2 isoform X5 yields the protein MFLSQGSISYRHRWELEDGEYSSKSIAVKVEASVHGSNAHCTDKTIEAAEALLHMESPTCLRDSRSPVEVFVPPCVSTPEFIHAAMRPDVITETVVEVSTEESEPMDASPIPTSPDSHEPMKKKKAQRASQIIRSSAIVGRKPKTQQSPISNGSPDLGIKKKPREGKGNTTYLWEFLLDLLQDKNTCPRYIKWTQREKGIFKLVDSKAVSKLWGKHKNKPDMNYETMGRALRYYYQRGILAKVEGQRLVYQFKDMPKNIVVIDDDKSETCSEDLAAATDEKSLERVSLSAESLLKAATSVRGGKNSASLNCSRAEKGVARVVNITPPGHDASSRSPTTTTSVSATAAPRTVRVAMQVPVVMTSLGQKISTVAVQSVNAGAPLITSTSPTTAASPKVVIQTIPTVMPASTENGDKITMQPAKIITIPATQLAQCQLQTKSNLSGSGSINIVGTPLAVRALTPVSIAHGAPVMRLSVPPQQASGQTPPRVISAVIKGPEVKSEAVAKKQEHDVKTLQLVQEEKPADGNKTVTHVVVVSAPSALALPVTMKTEGLVTCEK from the exons ATGTTCCTTTCCCAGGGTTCTATTTCATATCGCCATCGATGGGAATTGGAAGATGGGGAATATTCATCGAAGAGCATTGCTGTGAAAG TGGAAGCATCAGTTCATGGCAGTAATGCACACTGTACAGATAAGACAATTGAAGCTGCTGAAGCCCTGCTTCATATGGAATCTCCTACCTGCTTGAGAGATTCAAGAAGTCCTG TGGAAGTGTTTGTCCCTCCTTGTGTATCAACTCCAGAATTTATCCATGCTGCTATGAGGCCAGATGTCATTACAGAAACTGTAGTGGAGGTGTCAACCGAAGAATCTGAACCAATGGATGCCTCTCCTATTCCGACATCACCAGATAGCCATGaaccaatgaaaaagaaaaaag CTCAAAGGGCTTCGCAGATTATCAGATCTTCTGCAATAG ttgGGCGTAAACCAAAGACCCAGCAGTCGCCAATTTCCAATGGGTCTCCTGACTTAGGTATAAAGAAGAaacccagagaaggaaaag gaaacaCAACCTATCTGTGGGAGTTTCTTTTAGATCTACTTCAAGATAAAAATACTTGTCCTCGGTATATTAAGTGGactcagagagaaaaaggcaTATTCAAGCTTGTGGATTCAAAGGCTGTCTCTAAGCTTTGGGGGAAGCATAAGAACAAGCCAGACATGAACTATGAAACTATGGGACGAGCTTTGAG ATATTATTACCAAAGGGGTATTCTTGCAAAGGTTGAAGGACAGAGGCTTGTATATCAGTTCAAGGATATGCCCAAAAACATAGTGGTCATAGATGATGACAAAAGTGAAACCTGTAGTGAAGATTTAGCAGCAGCTACTGATGAAAAATCATTAGAACGAGTATCATTGTCTGCAGAAAGTCTCTTAAAAGCAGCAACTTCTGTTCGTGGTGGGAAAAACTCAGCCTCCCTGAACTGCTCCAGAGCAGAGAAGGGTGTAGCTAGAGTTGTGAACATCACTCCCCCTGGTCATGATGCTTCATCCAGGTCTCCCACTACTACCACATCTGTATCAGCAACCGCAGCCCCAAG GACAGTTCGTGTGGCAATGCAAGTACCTGTTGTAATGACATCATTGGGTCAGAAAATTTCAACTGTGGCAGTTCAGTCAGTTAATGCAGGTGCACCATTAATAACCAGCACTAGTCCGACAACAGCAGCCTCTCCAAAGGTAGTTATTCAGACAATCCCTACTGTGATGCCAGCCTCTACTGAAAATGGAGACAAAATCACCATGCAGCCTGCCAAAATTATTACCATCCCAGCTACACAACTTGCACAGTGTCAGCTGCAGACGAAGTCGAATCTGAGTGGATCGGGAAGCATTAACATTGTGGGCACCCCTCTGGCTGTGAGAGCACTTACCCCTGTCTCAATAGCTCACGGGGCCCCTGTAATGAGACTATCGGTGCCCCCTCAACAGGCATCTGGCCAGACTCCTCCCCGGGTTATCAGCGCTGTCATAAAAGGGCCAGAGGTTAAATCAGAAGCAGTGGCGAAAAAGCAGGAACATGATGTGAAAACTTTGCAGCTGGTACAAGAAGAAAAACCAGCAGATGGAAATAAGACAGTGACCCACGTAGTGGTTGTCAGTGCGCCTTCAGCTCTTGCCCTTCCTGTAACAATGAAAACGGAAGGACTGGTAACATGTGAGAAATAA
- the ELF2 gene encoding ETS-related transcription factor Elf-2 isoform X7: MMQDVAEEQEVETENVETVEASVHGSNAHCTDKTIEAAEALLHMESPTCLRDSRSPVEVFVPPCVSTPEFIHAAMRPDVITETVVEVSTEESEPMDASPIPTSPDSHEPMKKKKAQRASQIIRSSAIVGRKPKTQQSPISNGSPDLGIKKKPREGKGNTTYLWEFLLDLLQDKNTCPRYIKWTQREKGIFKLVDSKAVSKLWGKHKNKPDMNYETMGRALRYYYQRGILAKVEGQRLVYQFKDMPKNIVVIDDDKSETCSEDLAAATDEKSLERVSLSAESLLKAATSVRGGKNSASLNCSRAEKGVARVVNITPPGHDASSRSPTTTTSVSATAAPRTVRVAMQVPVVMTSLGQKISTVAVQSVNAGAPLITSTSPTTAASPKVVIQTIPTVMPASTENGDKITMQPAKIITIPATQLAQCQLQTKSNLSGSGSINIVGTPLAVRALTPVSIAHGAPVMRLSVPPQQASGQTPPRVISAVIKGPEVKSEAVAKKQEHDVKTLQLVQEEKPADGNKTVTHVVVVSAPSALALPVTMKTEGLVTCEK; this comes from the exons TGGAAGCATCAGTTCATGGCAGTAATGCACACTGTACAGATAAGACAATTGAAGCTGCTGAAGCCCTGCTTCATATGGAATCTCCTACCTGCTTGAGAGATTCAAGAAGTCCTG TGGAAGTGTTTGTCCCTCCTTGTGTATCAACTCCAGAATTTATCCATGCTGCTATGAGGCCAGATGTCATTACAGAAACTGTAGTGGAGGTGTCAACCGAAGAATCTGAACCAATGGATGCCTCTCCTATTCCGACATCACCAGATAGCCATGaaccaatgaaaaagaaaaaag CTCAAAGGGCTTCGCAGATTATCAGATCTTCTGCAATAG ttgGGCGTAAACCAAAGACCCAGCAGTCGCCAATTTCCAATGGGTCTCCTGACTTAGGTATAAAGAAGAaacccagagaaggaaaag gaaacaCAACCTATCTGTGGGAGTTTCTTTTAGATCTACTTCAAGATAAAAATACTTGTCCTCGGTATATTAAGTGGactcagagagaaaaaggcaTATTCAAGCTTGTGGATTCAAAGGCTGTCTCTAAGCTTTGGGGGAAGCATAAGAACAAGCCAGACATGAACTATGAAACTATGGGACGAGCTTTGAG ATATTATTACCAAAGGGGTATTCTTGCAAAGGTTGAAGGACAGAGGCTTGTATATCAGTTCAAGGATATGCCCAAAAACATAGTGGTCATAGATGATGACAAAAGTGAAACCTGTAGTGAAGATTTAGCAGCAGCTACTGATGAAAAATCATTAGAACGAGTATCATTGTCTGCAGAAAGTCTCTTAAAAGCAGCAACTTCTGTTCGTGGTGGGAAAAACTCAGCCTCCCTGAACTGCTCCAGAGCAGAGAAGGGTGTAGCTAGAGTTGTGAACATCACTCCCCCTGGTCATGATGCTTCATCCAGGTCTCCCACTACTACCACATCTGTATCAGCAACCGCAGCCCCAAG GACAGTTCGTGTGGCAATGCAAGTACCTGTTGTAATGACATCATTGGGTCAGAAAATTTCAACTGTGGCAGTTCAGTCAGTTAATGCAGGTGCACCATTAATAACCAGCACTAGTCCGACAACAGCAGCCTCTCCAAAGGTAGTTATTCAGACAATCCCTACTGTGATGCCAGCCTCTACTGAAAATGGAGACAAAATCACCATGCAGCCTGCCAAAATTATTACCATCCCAGCTACACAACTTGCACAGTGTCAGCTGCAGACGAAGTCGAATCTGAGTGGATCGGGAAGCATTAACATTGTGGGCACCCCTCTGGCTGTGAGAGCACTTACCCCTGTCTCAATAGCTCACGGGGCCCCTGTAATGAGACTATCGGTGCCCCCTCAACAGGCATCTGGCCAGACTCCTCCCCGGGTTATCAGCGCTGTCATAAAAGGGCCAGAGGTTAAATCAGAAGCAGTGGCGAAAAAGCAGGAACATGATGTGAAAACTTTGCAGCTGGTACAAGAAGAAAAACCAGCAGATGGAAATAAGACAGTGACCCACGTAGTGGTTGTCAGTGCGCCTTCAGCTCTTGCCCTTCCTGTAACAATGAAAACGGAAGGACTGGTAACATGTGAGAAATAA
- the ELF2 gene encoding ETS-related transcription factor Elf-2 isoform X10: protein MATSLHEGPTNQLDLLIRAVEASVHGSNAHCTDKTIEAAEALLHMESPTCLRDSRSPEFIHAAMRPDVITETVVEVSTEESEPMDASPIPTSPDSHEPMKKKKVGRKPKTQQSPISNGSPDLGIKKKPREGKGNTTYLWEFLLDLLQDKNTCPRYIKWTQREKGIFKLVDSKAVSKLWGKHKNKPDMNYETMGRALRYYYQRGILAKVEGQRLVYQFKDMPKNIVVIDDDKSETCSEDLAAATDEKSLERVSLSAESLLKAATSVRGGKNSASLNCSRAEKGVARVVNITPPGHDASSRSPTTTTSVSATAAPRTVRVAMQVPVVMTSLGQKISTVAVQSVNAGAPLITSTSPTTAASPKVVIQTIPTVMPASTENGDKITMQPAKIITIPATQLAQCQLQTKSNLSGSGSINIVGTPLAVRALTPVSIAHGAPVMRLSVPPQQASGQTPPRVISAVIKGPEVKSEAVAKKQEHDVKTLQLVQEEKPADGNKTVTHVVVVSAPSALALPVTMKTEGLVTCEK from the exons ATGGCGACGTCTCTGCATGAGGGACCCACGAACCAGCTGGATTTGCTCATCCGGGCTG TGGAAGCATCAGTTCATGGCAGTAATGCACACTGTACAGATAAGACAATTGAAGCTGCTGAAGCCCTGCTTCATATGGAATCTCCTACCTGCTTGAGAGATTCAAGAAGTCCTG AATTTATCCATGCTGCTATGAGGCCAGATGTCATTACAGAAACTGTAGTGGAGGTGTCAACCGAAGAATCTGAACCAATGGATGCCTCTCCTATTCCGACATCACCAGATAGCCATGaaccaatgaaaaagaaaaaag ttgGGCGTAAACCAAAGACCCAGCAGTCGCCAATTTCCAATGGGTCTCCTGACTTAGGTATAAAGAAGAaacccagagaaggaaaag gaaacaCAACCTATCTGTGGGAGTTTCTTTTAGATCTACTTCAAGATAAAAATACTTGTCCTCGGTATATTAAGTGGactcagagagaaaaaggcaTATTCAAGCTTGTGGATTCAAAGGCTGTCTCTAAGCTTTGGGGGAAGCATAAGAACAAGCCAGACATGAACTATGAAACTATGGGACGAGCTTTGAG ATATTATTACCAAAGGGGTATTCTTGCAAAGGTTGAAGGACAGAGGCTTGTATATCAGTTCAAGGATATGCCCAAAAACATAGTGGTCATAGATGATGACAAAAGTGAAACCTGTAGTGAAGATTTAGCAGCAGCTACTGATGAAAAATCATTAGAACGAGTATCATTGTCTGCAGAAAGTCTCTTAAAAGCAGCAACTTCTGTTCGTGGTGGGAAAAACTCAGCCTCCCTGAACTGCTCCAGAGCAGAGAAGGGTGTAGCTAGAGTTGTGAACATCACTCCCCCTGGTCATGATGCTTCATCCAGGTCTCCCACTACTACCACATCTGTATCAGCAACCGCAGCCCCAAG GACAGTTCGTGTGGCAATGCAAGTACCTGTTGTAATGACATCATTGGGTCAGAAAATTTCAACTGTGGCAGTTCAGTCAGTTAATGCAGGTGCACCATTAATAACCAGCACTAGTCCGACAACAGCAGCCTCTCCAAAGGTAGTTATTCAGACAATCCCTACTGTGATGCCAGCCTCTACTGAAAATGGAGACAAAATCACCATGCAGCCTGCCAAAATTATTACCATCCCAGCTACACAACTTGCACAGTGTCAGCTGCAGACGAAGTCGAATCTGAGTGGATCGGGAAGCATTAACATTGTGGGCACCCCTCTGGCTGTGAGAGCACTTACCCCTGTCTCAATAGCTCACGGGGCCCCTGTAATGAGACTATCGGTGCCCCCTCAACAGGCATCTGGCCAGACTCCTCCCCGGGTTATCAGCGCTGTCATAAAAGGGCCAGAGGTTAAATCAGAAGCAGTGGCGAAAAAGCAGGAACATGATGTGAAAACTTTGCAGCTGGTACAAGAAGAAAAACCAGCAGATGGAAATAAGACAGTGACCCACGTAGTGGTTGTCAGTGCGCCTTCAGCTCTTGCCCTTCCTGTAACAATGAAAACGGAAGGACTGGTAACATGTGAGAAATAA
- the ELF2 gene encoding ETS-related transcription factor Elf-2 isoform X8 has protein sequence MATSLHEGPTNQLDLLIRAVEASVHGSNAHCTDKTIEAAEALLHMESPTCLRDSRSPEFIHAAMRPDVITETVVEVSTEESEPMDASPIPTSPDSHEPMKKKKAQRASQIIRSSAIVGRKPKTQQSPISNGSPDLGIKKKPREGKGNTTYLWEFLLDLLQDKNTCPRYIKWTQREKGIFKLVDSKAVSKLWGKHKNKPDMNYETMGRALRYYYQRGILAKVEGQRLVYQFKDMPKNIVVIDDDKSETCSEDLAAATDEKSLERVSLSAESLLKAATSVRGGKNSASLNCSRAEKGVARVVNITPPGHDASSRSPTTTTSVSATAAPRTVRVAMQVPVVMTSLGQKISTVAVQSVNAGAPLITSTSPTTAASPKVVIQTIPTVMPASTENGDKITMQPAKIITIPATQLAQCQLQTKSNLSGSGSINIVGTPLAVRALTPVSIAHGAPVMRLSVPPQQASGQTPPRVISAVIKGPEVKSEAVAKKQEHDVKTLQLVQEEKPADGNKTVTHVVVVSAPSALALPVTMKTEGLVTCEK, from the exons ATGGCGACGTCTCTGCATGAGGGACCCACGAACCAGCTGGATTTGCTCATCCGGGCTG TGGAAGCATCAGTTCATGGCAGTAATGCACACTGTACAGATAAGACAATTGAAGCTGCTGAAGCCCTGCTTCATATGGAATCTCCTACCTGCTTGAGAGATTCAAGAAGTCCTG AATTTATCCATGCTGCTATGAGGCCAGATGTCATTACAGAAACTGTAGTGGAGGTGTCAACCGAAGAATCTGAACCAATGGATGCCTCTCCTATTCCGACATCACCAGATAGCCATGaaccaatgaaaaagaaaaaag CTCAAAGGGCTTCGCAGATTATCAGATCTTCTGCAATAG ttgGGCGTAAACCAAAGACCCAGCAGTCGCCAATTTCCAATGGGTCTCCTGACTTAGGTATAAAGAAGAaacccagagaaggaaaag gaaacaCAACCTATCTGTGGGAGTTTCTTTTAGATCTACTTCAAGATAAAAATACTTGTCCTCGGTATATTAAGTGGactcagagagaaaaaggcaTATTCAAGCTTGTGGATTCAAAGGCTGTCTCTAAGCTTTGGGGGAAGCATAAGAACAAGCCAGACATGAACTATGAAACTATGGGACGAGCTTTGAG ATATTATTACCAAAGGGGTATTCTTGCAAAGGTTGAAGGACAGAGGCTTGTATATCAGTTCAAGGATATGCCCAAAAACATAGTGGTCATAGATGATGACAAAAGTGAAACCTGTAGTGAAGATTTAGCAGCAGCTACTGATGAAAAATCATTAGAACGAGTATCATTGTCTGCAGAAAGTCTCTTAAAAGCAGCAACTTCTGTTCGTGGTGGGAAAAACTCAGCCTCCCTGAACTGCTCCAGAGCAGAGAAGGGTGTAGCTAGAGTTGTGAACATCACTCCCCCTGGTCATGATGCTTCATCCAGGTCTCCCACTACTACCACATCTGTATCAGCAACCGCAGCCCCAAG GACAGTTCGTGTGGCAATGCAAGTACCTGTTGTAATGACATCATTGGGTCAGAAAATTTCAACTGTGGCAGTTCAGTCAGTTAATGCAGGTGCACCATTAATAACCAGCACTAGTCCGACAACAGCAGCCTCTCCAAAGGTAGTTATTCAGACAATCCCTACTGTGATGCCAGCCTCTACTGAAAATGGAGACAAAATCACCATGCAGCCTGCCAAAATTATTACCATCCCAGCTACACAACTTGCACAGTGTCAGCTGCAGACGAAGTCGAATCTGAGTGGATCGGGAAGCATTAACATTGTGGGCACCCCTCTGGCTGTGAGAGCACTTACCCCTGTCTCAATAGCTCACGGGGCCCCTGTAATGAGACTATCGGTGCCCCCTCAACAGGCATCTGGCCAGACTCCTCCCCGGGTTATCAGCGCTGTCATAAAAGGGCCAGAGGTTAAATCAGAAGCAGTGGCGAAAAAGCAGGAACATGATGTGAAAACTTTGCAGCTGGTACAAGAAGAAAAACCAGCAGATGGAAATAAGACAGTGACCCACGTAGTGGTTGTCAGTGCGCCTTCAGCTCTTGCCCTTCCTGTAACAATGAAAACGGAAGGACTGGTAACATGTGAGAAATAA
- the ELF2 gene encoding ETS-related transcription factor Elf-2 isoform X6: MATSLHEGPTNQLDLLIRAVEASVHGSNAHCTDKTIEAAEALLHMESPTCLRDSRSPVEVFVPPCVSTPEFIHAAMRPDVITETVVEVSTEESEPMDASPIPTSPDSHEPMKKKKAQRASQIIRSSAIVGRKPKTQQSPISNGSPDLGIKKKPREGKGNTTYLWEFLLDLLQDKNTCPRYIKWTQREKGIFKLVDSKAVSKLWGKHKNKPDMNYETMGRALRYYYQRGILAKVEGQRLVYQFKDMPKNIVVIDDDKSETCSEDLAAATDEKSLERVSLSAESLLKAATSVRGGKNSASLNCSRAEKGVARVVNITPPGHDASSRSPTTTTSVSATAAPRTVRVAMQVPVVMTSLGQKISTVAVQSVNAGAPLITSTSPTTAASPKVVIQTIPTVMPASTENGDKITMQPAKIITIPATQLAQCQLQTKSNLSGSGSINIVGTPLAVRALTPVSIAHGAPVMRLSVPPQQASGQTPPRVISAVIKGPEVKSEAVAKKQEHDVKTLQLVQEEKPADGNKTVTHVVVVSAPSALALPVTMKTEGLVTCEK, from the exons ATGGCGACGTCTCTGCATGAGGGACCCACGAACCAGCTGGATTTGCTCATCCGGGCTG TGGAAGCATCAGTTCATGGCAGTAATGCACACTGTACAGATAAGACAATTGAAGCTGCTGAAGCCCTGCTTCATATGGAATCTCCTACCTGCTTGAGAGATTCAAGAAGTCCTG TGGAAGTGTTTGTCCCTCCTTGTGTATCAACTCCAGAATTTATCCATGCTGCTATGAGGCCAGATGTCATTACAGAAACTGTAGTGGAGGTGTCAACCGAAGAATCTGAACCAATGGATGCCTCTCCTATTCCGACATCACCAGATAGCCATGaaccaatgaaaaagaaaaaag CTCAAAGGGCTTCGCAGATTATCAGATCTTCTGCAATAG ttgGGCGTAAACCAAAGACCCAGCAGTCGCCAATTTCCAATGGGTCTCCTGACTTAGGTATAAAGAAGAaacccagagaaggaaaag gaaacaCAACCTATCTGTGGGAGTTTCTTTTAGATCTACTTCAAGATAAAAATACTTGTCCTCGGTATATTAAGTGGactcagagagaaaaaggcaTATTCAAGCTTGTGGATTCAAAGGCTGTCTCTAAGCTTTGGGGGAAGCATAAGAACAAGCCAGACATGAACTATGAAACTATGGGACGAGCTTTGAG ATATTATTACCAAAGGGGTATTCTTGCAAAGGTTGAAGGACAGAGGCTTGTATATCAGTTCAAGGATATGCCCAAAAACATAGTGGTCATAGATGATGACAAAAGTGAAACCTGTAGTGAAGATTTAGCAGCAGCTACTGATGAAAAATCATTAGAACGAGTATCATTGTCTGCAGAAAGTCTCTTAAAAGCAGCAACTTCTGTTCGTGGTGGGAAAAACTCAGCCTCCCTGAACTGCTCCAGAGCAGAGAAGGGTGTAGCTAGAGTTGTGAACATCACTCCCCCTGGTCATGATGCTTCATCCAGGTCTCCCACTACTACCACATCTGTATCAGCAACCGCAGCCCCAAG GACAGTTCGTGTGGCAATGCAAGTACCTGTTGTAATGACATCATTGGGTCAGAAAATTTCAACTGTGGCAGTTCAGTCAGTTAATGCAGGTGCACCATTAATAACCAGCACTAGTCCGACAACAGCAGCCTCTCCAAAGGTAGTTATTCAGACAATCCCTACTGTGATGCCAGCCTCTACTGAAAATGGAGACAAAATCACCATGCAGCCTGCCAAAATTATTACCATCCCAGCTACACAACTTGCACAGTGTCAGCTGCAGACGAAGTCGAATCTGAGTGGATCGGGAAGCATTAACATTGTGGGCACCCCTCTGGCTGTGAGAGCACTTACCCCTGTCTCAATAGCTCACGGGGCCCCTGTAATGAGACTATCGGTGCCCCCTCAACAGGCATCTGGCCAGACTCCTCCCCGGGTTATCAGCGCTGTCATAAAAGGGCCAGAGGTTAAATCAGAAGCAGTGGCGAAAAAGCAGGAACATGATGTGAAAACTTTGCAGCTGGTACAAGAAGAAAAACCAGCAGATGGAAATAAGACAGTGACCCACGTAGTGGTTGTCAGTGCGCCTTCAGCTCTTGCCCTTCCTGTAACAATGAAAACGGAAGGACTGGTAACATGTGAGAAATAA